A window of Infirmifilum lucidum contains these coding sequences:
- a CDS encoding glycerophosphodiester phosphodiesterase: MHHRPIIVAHKANRKSLLLKYLRVGVEVVEFDVTRDGNGELVVKHGMETGVRGLRGLVMDYGYLLIEGRDPLFRPSTLEEHLSLVGSKCGVWLDLKTRGIEVESVALARKFGVRDVIVSSGFHNTIRRAKEVDGSVTAILGNVQYRPANPVKEVELASADGISVHYYFVDRELVEELHSVGFKVAVWTVNNPAKASELVELGVDYLITDAPEKLRLIAAKAGALAGQG; the protein is encoded by the coding sequence ATGCACCACAGGCCCATCATAGTGGCCCACAAGGCTAACAGGAAGAGCTTACTGCTGAAGTACTTGCGCGTAGGCGTCGAGGTGGTCGAGTTCGACGTGACACGGGACGGGAACGGGGAACTCGTGGTCAAGCACGGGATGGAGACGGGGGTCAGGGGGTTGCGGGGGCTTGTGATGGACTATGGCTATTTGCTCATAGAGGGGCGTGACCCGCTTTTCAGGCCGAGCACCCTCGAGGAGCACCTGTCCCTCGTAGGCAGTAAGTGCGGCGTGTGGCTGGACTTAAAGACCAGGGGGATAGAGGTGGAGAGCGTTGCCCTCGCCAGGAAGTTCGGTGTGAGAGATGTTATCGTCAGCAGCGGTTTCCATAACACTATACGCCGTGCCAAGGAGGTAGACGGGAGTGTCACCGCTATTCTCGGCAATGTCCAGTACCGGCCGGCAAACCCTGTCAAGGAGGTCGAGCTCGCATCTGCCGACGGAATTTCTGTACACTACTACTTCGTGGACAGAGAGCTCGTAGAAGAGCTACACTCGGTGGGGTTCAAGGTTGCAGTCTGGACAGTCAATAACCCAGCAAAGGCTTCTGAGCTCGTTGAGCTAGGCGTAGACTACTTGATAACTGACGCCCCAGAGAAACTTCGACTCATAGCGGCTAAAGCTGGGGCTTTAGCCGGACAGGGCTAA
- a CDS encoding PhoU domain-containing protein: METRRVVKIGGSYYVALPKDWVLESVGERGVVILEAEEDGSLKLSPLRLSGKGGGVKSIRIACDENLYRNIVSAYLRGFEVIEVSFSGDCREEVLRVIERARQILLGLEIVGEEQDSMVLQCFTRPDYDLYSIVQRINTITLAMLRVVFQAVETGDRALAEKVLAMDDIVDRLYFLAVRVIRSRVSDPLYPSSEKSRLVDIRLVVRNLENIGDLYERLFRGEFRAEKVPHEIYWLLESFQRTVVEVVLGEDARRKEALELYNRLEEVMEKERPNLSPRLVEVFEGVATLLRDILDLT, from the coding sequence GTGGAGACCCGCAGGGTAGTGAAGATCGGGGGTAGTTACTATGTTGCTCTGCCGAAAGACTGGGTTCTCGAGAGTGTAGGGGAGAGAGGCGTAGTTATCCTCGAGGCCGAGGAAGACGGGTCGCTGAAGCTAAGCCCCTTAAGGCTCAGCGGGAAGGGGGGAGGAGTTAAGAGTATAAGGATAGCGTGTGACGAGAACCTCTACAGGAACATTGTTTCTGCCTACTTAAGGGGGTTTGAGGTAATCGAGGTGTCTTTTAGCGGCGACTGCAGGGAGGAGGTTCTGAGGGTTATCGAGAGGGCCAGGCAGATACTCCTGGGGCTCGAGATCGTGGGCGAGGAGCAAGATTCCATGGTTCTCCAGTGCTTCACGAGGCCGGACTACGACCTCTACTCCATTGTCCAGAGGATAAATACAATCACGCTGGCCATGCTTAGGGTGGTGTTCCAGGCTGTGGAGACTGGAGACCGTGCTCTCGCTGAAAAAGTCCTGGCTATGGACGACATAGTCGACAGGCTGTACTTCCTCGCCGTGAGGGTGATCAGGAGCAGGGTTTCGGATCCCCTCTACCCCAGCTCCGAGAAGTCCCGGCTCGTCGACATCAGGCTCGTGGTGCGCAACCTCGAGAATATAGGCGACCTATACGAGAGGCTTTTCCGCGGCGAGTTTAGAGCGGAGAAAGTCCCCCACGAGATCTACTGGCTCCTCGAGAGCTTCCAGAGGACTGTCGTGGAAGTAGTTCTAGGCGAGGATGCCAGGCGCAAGGAGGCGTTAGAGCTCTACAACAGGCTAGAGGAGGTGATGGAGAAGGAGAGGCCCAACCTATCGCCCAGACTTGTAGAAGTCTTTGAGGGTGTCGCTACTCTACTCCGGGACATACTAGACCTCACATAA
- a CDS encoding mechanosensitive ion channel domain-containing protein gives MSGENIPERIRGSVVNLVAWVAIYIIVSALVFTTIPTLIPGVKPVLDPYSLYIAIGLALVFGYMIVKSVSNLVYWMLRLKHPHSTAAAVRSIFTILGIGALAAGIAGGAAGGAAGVALGGFIGMVIGFATQQVLGQAIAGLFVLIVRPIKIGDYVVVAGEQGVVEDILTLFTVVKKDDGTLVLIPNNQLIGSKVYIIKRA, from the coding sequence GTGTCAGGCGAAAACATCCCAGAGAGAATAAGGGGGAGCGTAGTAAACCTGGTAGCATGGGTGGCCATCTATATAATCGTCAGCGCCCTGGTCTTCACAACTATACCCACGTTAATCCCCGGGGTGAAGCCCGTACTGGATCCGTATTCTTTGTACATAGCTATAGGCCTCGCCCTAGTCTTCGGCTACATGATAGTCAAGAGCGTCTCAAACCTAGTCTACTGGATGCTCAGGCTCAAGCACCCCCACAGCACTGCAGCCGCCGTGAGGAGTATATTCACCATACTCGGTATTGGAGCCCTGGCAGCCGGGATAGCGGGCGGGGCGGCTGGAGGCGCTGCCGGCGTAGCACTCGGGGGCTTTATAGGCATGGTGATAGGGTTCGCCACCCAGCAGGTATTGGGCCAGGCGATAGCAGGCCTCTTCGTGCTCATTGTCAGGCCCATAAAGATAGGCGACTACGTAGTCGTGGCTGGCGAGCAGGGAGTAGTCGAGGACATCTTAACGCTCTTTACTGTCGTGAAGAAAGACGACGGCACTCTAGTCTTAATCCCCAACAACCAGCTAATCGGCTCGAAAGTATACATCATTAAGAGGGCATGA
- a CDS encoding S8 family peptidase, which translates to MRATALLLALLVIVAGFSALVQAPPQYKRLAVGYTDLSTLHTIASQHAAAVVKTIPEIKVAVLLVPAGEDLRGHVGKGLRYVEEDKIAVALELSSYSDVQWNMKMINATKVWDTYYPSLNGAALGKGVKVAVLDTGVLYTHPDLKGRVVWCVNTVLKKTYKGTDLSKCTDRNGHGTHVAGIIAALINNAGVTGVASNVSIYIIKVLNDAGSGTYTDIAEGIIEAVKGPDGVVGTSDDAKVLSMSLGGSSDSNILYDAVKWAYQNGAVLVAAAGNSGDGDPSTDNVAYPARYPEVIAVAAVDSSYNVPTWSSDGPEVDVAAPGVNILSTYLRNGYATLSGTSMATPHVSGVVALIQALRLAQGKSLLTPSQVYDVLTSTAVDINAKGFDVFTGYGLVDAIAAVNKALGLP; encoded by the coding sequence ATGAGGGCAACAGCCCTGCTACTAGCCCTCCTAGTGATAGTAGCCGGCTTCTCGGCGCTCGTCCAGGCTCCGCCACAGTACAAGCGCCTAGCCGTAGGATACACAGATCTTTCAACTCTCCACACTATAGCCTCGCAGCACGCCGCAGCGGTCGTGAAGACTATACCCGAGATAAAGGTGGCAGTGCTACTGGTTCCCGCAGGTGAAGACCTCCGCGGCCACGTAGGGAAGGGCTTGAGGTACGTTGAAGAGGACAAGATTGCCGTTGCGCTGGAGCTGAGCTCCTACTCTGACGTCCAGTGGAACATGAAGATGATCAACGCCACTAAAGTGTGGGACACGTACTACCCGTCGCTCAACGGCGCCGCGCTGGGCAAGGGGGTTAAAGTCGCGGTTCTCGACACGGGCGTCCTGTACACGCACCCAGACCTGAAGGGAAGGGTAGTCTGGTGCGTAAACACCGTCTTGAAGAAAACTTACAAGGGCACGGATCTCTCAAAGTGCACTGACCGGAACGGCCACGGGACGCACGTAGCGGGCATCATCGCGGCGCTGATAAACAACGCCGGAGTCACAGGCGTAGCCTCTAACGTCTCAATATACATTATTAAGGTTCTGAACGACGCAGGGTCTGGGACGTACACAGACATAGCAGAGGGGATAATTGAAGCAGTTAAAGGCCCAGACGGCGTAGTCGGCACCTCCGACGATGCAAAGGTATTGAGCATGTCCCTCGGAGGCTCGAGCGACAGTAACATCCTGTACGACGCGGTGAAGTGGGCCTACCAGAACGGCGCAGTGCTAGTGGCTGCCGCTGGGAACAGTGGCGACGGTGACCCATCAACGGACAACGTCGCGTACCCAGCCAGATACCCCGAGGTGATAGCTGTAGCAGCCGTAGACAGCTCCTACAATGTACCGACCTGGAGTAGCGATGGGCCTGAAGTAGACGTAGCCGCGCCCGGTGTGAACATCCTCTCAACGTACCTGAGGAACGGCTACGCCACTCTCAGCGGCACTTCAATGGCTACCCCACACGTGTCCGGCGTCGTCGCGCTGATACAGGCCTTAAGGCTCGCCCAGGGCAAGTCACTGCTCACCCCCAGCCAGGTGTATGACGTACTCACGAGTACAGCTGTAGACATCAACGCTAAAGGCTTCGAC